From the Lathyrus oleraceus cultivar Zhongwan6 chromosome 3, CAAS_Psat_ZW6_1.0, whole genome shotgun sequence genome, the window tgcaactatcagtTGATTTTAGAGTTGACAAAACTAACGGATTGAGGTATAAaatttattgtccgaatgagcactgcctttttagtTTGTCAGCTTCGTATcggaagaggagcgagtcttgggaaATTAGATCAATGGGTCCAAATCACATATGCATGttgacaaacccaatgcaggatcatcgtaaattaagctctcagctaatatgcgatgaaatattgtctgtcattggcgacAATTCATCGTAtaaggtgagtacaataatctcgcatattatggcagagtacgagtacactccatcatataggaaggcattGATAActaggacaaaggttgttgaaaaagtgtttggcaattgggaggagtcttacaaacaacttcccaaatacctgttggctctaaaacaatatgctccagggactattgtcaagttggaaacgttACCCGCGTATACACTAGACGGGACGTGTGAtgttggaaatggaatattcccccgtctcttctgggcgtatcaaccatgtatcataggtttttctttctgtaaaccaattatacaaattgatggtacatggttgtacgggaaatacaaaggaacgttactgatgaCAGTGAtacaagatggcaacaacaacatttttccaatcgcctttgccctatTTGAAGGGGAGATTGCCAAGGGATGGggttttttcctaagaaatctctgatttcacgttgcacctcaacctaacttatgtttgatctccgatAAACACCCTTCAATCATtagtgcatataataacattgataatggctggcaaAATCCTTCTTCAACAcatgtgttttgtattagacatagtgctcagaatttcatgcgggaaattAGAGATAAGACGCTacggaagaaggttgtcaatgcaggttatgcattatcagaaccttctttcaagCACTACCGCGgagaaataagattgtcaaacgaagatgcagtatggtggatcgatagtattccattggagaagtggactagggcatacgacaacggtcaacgttggggTCACATGATAACAAATATtatggaatcaatgaactctgtcttcaaaggcatccgtaacctacctataaccgctttggtgcatgcaacatatttcaggctaggggcgctgTTTGAAACCAGgcgctcaaaatggagttcagtgttgcaatctggacaattgttcagtgatgcttcaatgaaattcattagacatgaagctgccaaagtAAACACGCACGTGGTTACGGTATTTGGCCgcactaaaggttggtatagtgttgccgagtccatggatcaaAATGAGGGCATACCGATGGGACAATATAGAGTCGAACAAGATAGAGGTTGGTGCAACTtcggaaagttccaagcctttcgtatgccctagtcccatgtcattgcgacaatgctcaaaggttcgaagggatccatcatACTTGCTATCTCAAGTTTACAAAGTCGCCAACCTTtcaaatatttataaaattagtttttccgtcgtgacaaaagaggattattggccagaatatcaaggggacatcgtctgacacaacgaagttatgcgaatgaagaaaaatggtcgcccaaacagcacccggattcgaaccgaaatggatacgacgaacaaaatggttagactatgtagttcatgccgtcagtcaggtcacaatcgtaataactgtctCAGTGTTGGAACGAacacaaccagataaattcacatgtacctctattgcaatatatgaaaaactaattttatttcatattagacgtctgtgacgaaaGTACCGTTACATAAACAGTAgcaaaaaaaattaaaacaactagaatacaagaactatgcgattacaaccttcaaaacaattttgaatatgtaatgcatcatcctacgagcgtcctggtcggtcttaatatccacccattcacgcacttctccgttttggttgaatgttgacacaagccattgtattcttctaatcctttcaccctctccaatttctcctTCTAACCAGCTGTACAACGTCTGGTTAAGACATTCAAACGTATATGTGTTCCAAAGCCGATTTTGTACCGGAGCCGCAATGGCGGAAAACATTACATCAAcatttcgtttctgaatgtatACAGACATGGTTAAAACACAAAAATTTGAAGGTGAGTGGGGTTGAATTAGAGAAAATATGGTAGTAGGAGAtgattttgtgtgaaaaataGTGCATCCAAGGCTTAAAATTTATACAGAGTGGACATaaaatgcatgcgccaagagGGGTGACGCCCAATATAACATCACATGCAGGCACCAGAGGCTACTTAAGCCAGCACTAAGACGCCAAAGACATTGTCGTCTCCTCATGAGGGCTAATGCATGCGCCATtgctattggcgcctcctttGGCTGCCTAGGGGATGCGCCAATTTATCTGACACATCCTCTTCTAAAAGTGgttattttgattattttttttaaaaaaaataattattttaaaaaaattcaaatattgATTAATTATTATaagagaaaagatatgtttactCTATTTTTTAACACtacattttatttttaataattcttttattttgatttatgtGCATAGTTATTTTGTTGGATTGTTAGATATGTGTATGGATACGGTGTAGAGTGGTATCAAAGTAACACACCTCTTATTATAAATCAATTAAGCCATAAATATATTAAATGGAAAAGCTTGATGAGTGCATACAGTACGGTTCCATGGTCTAGCGGTTAGGACATTGGACTCTGAATCCAGTAACCCGAGTTCAAGTCTCGGTGGAACcttttttatttttagttttcTTTATTTCAGTTATTGTTTCCCAATCACACGACAAATCAGAATAAAAAACCTTTTCAGTTTAATTTGATTTCTCATATAAATACATTTTTTGCTTTCCCCCAAATAATTTTTGCATCACAATGGAGGCTGAAACTCGACGAAAAGTTGAAGACATGGTGTTGGATATTCTCAAAAAATCCAACATTGAAGAAACCACCGAGTTCACCGTCCGAGTTGCCGCTTCCGAACGACTCCGTATCGACCTTTCCGACTCACTCAGCAAACAATTTGTCAGAACCATTATCGAGTCTTACCTTATCTCCATCGCCACCGACGACAAACCGGAGGAACCGCCGCAAGTTTCCACCGAGGCAGTGAATGTGATACACAATGAACCGCCACAAGAGTGCAATAATGTGGTGGGAGTGAAACGCAAAAACGACGATTCCGAACACGTTATTTGTCAGGTGAATCATTCACTCTTCCCCGTGATTATTAACCTAATTCAATGCAGTTGTTATTAGTATTGTTGTAAATGTAATGAATCATCTATAAGCCCTAAACtttgattttattgattgaaatgtttagggttttattttttaatttttaaagGTTTCATTGATTTTGATTTGATGGAGAGAAAAGCTCAAAATTTTGTTGAATTTTTAAAAATTTGTAGCTATCAACCAAGAGGAATGTGACTGTCCGAGATTTCAAAGGGACGCCAATGGTGTCAATTAGGGAGTTTTATCTAAAAGATGGAAAACAGAAGCCCACTACTAAAGGTCATTGATTGATACACATTGTTATAACTTATAAGCTTAACTTTCTAATGCTTGTTTTCTTCTTATTGATCTGTTTTCGCTTGAATTATTATCTGCTTTGGTGGCATGCATGCTTTTGTTACGTTGTAAGTGTTACTGTCGATCATGCACATCAGTGTAGTTAGTAATAATAGTATTGAACAAATTGTAATCCAATAATGGAAGCCTTCCAATCAGTGTTGTCAAATGTCAACCATAGCGGATATCCATGGCAGGTTTTAGGCTCTCCACCATGGCAAAGTATGTGAAGGAGATCGGTGCCATATGCCGATATGGTAGCGGCGTAGCGCCATATGTCGGGCTTTATTGCGGAATTTTTGCTCTCCACCATCCCCCATGGTTAACAATGCATCCATACAAATTACAGGTTGAATTGTTTTCTCATATGAATTGCAGGTTGACTCGTGATTATATCCGCTGAATCGCAAATATGGAATGTATTCTATGATACAGAAAtggaaaaagaggagagatacgTGAATATCTGTTGTTTCAGGTGAAGCCAAAAATGGGTCGGGTAATATGGACCAGTTCTGACGATGCCTTTCTGcatttttttaaaaacattttcCTAAAATGGAACAGAAATAGCTGAAATTAAACCCTCCAAATAACCCAAGTCAAAACTCCTCTGTTTTTTGGCTTCCCTTGTTTTGCTAAAAGGCTCGCTCTCTTGTTTCACTTGTCGCTCTTCTGTGTTATCAGTGAGACTGGGTGCGACAAAAAGAAAACAGAGTGTCAAATCAAATTTTAGGATACACCGGCTTATCTTTTTAACTTGATGCATAGTAGTTTATGGAAAGATAGCCTCATTATAATGTTTCTTGCTAGTTGCTCTTTGTTGAAGTTGGGTTTGTCTCTCTTAAAGGTGAAATGAtatttttctttgtttgtttgttgatgACTGGATTAAAATTCCGAAACTAAACATGTTCCTTTTCTTTACCGCTGATATCAGGGATAAGTTTACCTTCTGAACAATGGTCAAACTTCAAGAATAGTGTTCCTCCCATCGAGGAAGCTATCACAAAGTTGGAAGGAAGGATAAGGTGAGTAATTCAATGCTGACTGCTGAGTTTTGAGAATACATGAATCGTGAAACTTTCTGAGTTCAGAATAATATTAATCACATTAGTGTCAAAATATGGTTGAGGGATCCACAGATATGCAGAATCCTGTTTCCCTTCTTTTCTCTGCATATTGATGGCACACTAACTGCCTGATATTTTATCTATGATACTCAATATTGTATTTTAGTTGGAGAAATTTCTGCACTCTTCTGGGTATTTACCGCTCACTTTTTTGCTTAAAAGAACATATGTTGCTAGTCATTTAATTCTTCATATACTAGTATAACCTGGAGCATGTAATCAAAATAATGCAGATCAGGGCATAATGGCTGGAAAAATGGAGAAGTTTCAAGTTCAGTTGCTGATGTTCCTGTTGAGCCTGTCCCTATTGAGCCAGTCTCTATTAAGCCTGTGCCCATTGAGCTTGTCCCTATTGAGATCGTCCGTTTTGATGGGAAGAATTACCAAGTTTGGGCTGAACAGATAGAATTACTCTTGAAACAGTTAAAGATTAATTATGTGCTTACCGAGCGATGCCCAAATGTTATGTTAGGGGAAAACAATGCTAGTGCTGGAGAAATTTCTATAACCAAAGCTGCTGAAAAGAGATGGGCAAATGATGATTTAATGTGTCGTCGCAACATCTTGAGCCATTTATCTGATACTCTATTCAACAAGTATGCAAATAGAATAATGAGTGCTAAGGAGTTATGGGAAGAGTTGAAATATGTTTATTTGTTTGAGGAATATGGAACCAAGAGATCTCTGGTGAAAAAGTATATTGAATTTCAAATGGTTGATGAAAAAGAAGTCGCTGATCAAATTGAAGAACTTAATCTCATTGCAGACTCTATTGCTGCTGCTGGAATGCATATAGAGGAGAACTTTCATGTCAGTGTCATCATTTCAAAGCTTCCACGGTCATGGAAAGACTTCTGCATCAAGTTAATGTGCGAGGAGCATCTACCTTTCTGGATGTTAATGGAGCGCTTAACAATAGAGGAAGAGTCTCGCAATGGAGTCAAACAAGTTGGTGAACCTCCTTCTGTTAATGTAAGATTGCACCATGACAATAAAGGAGGAATCAAGGGGTCTGACATTAAGCCGCCACCAGGTTTTCCAAGGAAGTTTGAACCTAATGGCAAGAACAAAACCTGTTATATTTGTGGTCAAAAGGGGCATATTTCTAAAAACTGTTGGAGATGGCTGTAATTAATTGTTCTGAATTATGGTAGTTTATCAGTCTTTTTTTTGGGTGATTTACTGAATGATTGATTTATAAACTTGCAACCGTTGCGTTGTGATATGATGCTTAAAATGATATAAAATTTAGGATCGTGATAGAACTGGTTGAAATATAAATTAAACACCAAGAAGACTTCTTTATTATTGATATAATATCAACAGTCTTCGTTACCAACATAGGAATTGTAAGTCACCAAGGAAATGATGAAAGCCAACAAACCAGTCTCCAAAACCTGAAAGCAATTACTAACAATTAACAAACAACCTATAACTCATTGAAGAATATGTTTAATATTgttttttaaaaatgaaaaaaaaaacgcTAGAAGGAGGGGTTGAACCTCTGACCTTGTGGTTAACAGCCACACGCTCTAACCAACTGAGCTATTCCAGCCTTGTGTTTATAGTTAAATTCTATCCGGATTGAAATAATTGATGAGAGACTTGAATATTTCATTAAAGAGGAATTGAATCAAATCATGAAGATGCATGTTTTTGTTAATGTTCcttttttttatttgatttgtaTAGCTCATTATACCGGTGCTCTATTTGTAAAGGGAAATAAATGTACTAATGGAGGAACCTAAATGTGAGGGGGGAGGAAGTGAAACGTGAAGTTGAGGAAGATGACCTTCTATTGAATATTTTCAACCTAAATGTGTGGGGGAGGAAGTGAAACGTGAAGTTGAGGAAGATGACCTTCTATTGAATATCTTCAATCTACTATAATAACAAAACGTGAGAATCGTCCATGACCTCAACTGAGATTATAACGCAAATCATGGTGTTGCAACACACATACTTTGGAATTATCTCAGTGATCACTCCCGTCGACGGTAAGGATGCATCACTCTCTTCACTATAACAATCCTTATCCACCACATGAATGCGATGGTGGAGGTAACATCCACACGTCACATGATGACCATTTATCAAGAAGGACGTTTTCTCCTTATTGGACATGTGACTCCATACACAAGGAAGGAGGATGGGTGAATTGTGGATGTTTGAAAATGTTGATTTAAAATAAATTCATTTTCGAAATTAGAGTTTACAAATATTTTATCAAGTATATAGTGGAAATTCATAGTTAGTaaaattattgaaaataaaggAGATAAATGAAGAGAAATGACAACAAAGATTTATACAAGTTTGGTCTAATGAATAATCATTATGCTTTAGAGCTTTAGAAGGTTAAACCGACGAACCCCCTTATATAAGGAAATGAAGTTTAAGGATAATTTTTAATCAAACAATGAACATGCTTGAAACAATTAGTCTTCACACTAAATCGAGACTTTGCACAGACTGATCACAAATCAAGACAAAGTTTTTAGTTGGATATCCTCCAAGGTGAACTGAGATTTTATATGGGTTGACTACGAACCGAACCAAAATTTATATCGAGATGAAGTCAAACCTACTAAGTTTTTACACTAGACTGAACTTAGAAACCAAGAGAGATTTTACACCTGGATGATCTCGAACAATATAGCTTTTAACCAAACTGAATTCGAGGATCATTGTGGATATTTTCACTGACTGATCTTCACGAACCAAAAAAGGGCTTTTTCAACGGTGGAGCTCACAAACCAAACGAAGACTAAGACTAATCACCCAAATACAGATAAGAGTTTTTTCAATGGTTTAACTCCTAACCAAAGTAATCACTTCCTAAGAAAGAATAATTTACTCAAGAGAAAAAATTTACTCGGGGTAAATTTATAACTATACCCTCACCTAAAACAATATCCTCATTGAGACTCGAGAACACTCTCAAAGTTGAGGAGGAGCCGAATCATGTATTtgaaaagaaagaggaggatcatccaattaataacaatgattttcctttggaatgaaaATATTTTAAGGATCATCCCATCGATAATATTCTAGaagatatctcaaagggagtcACCACACGGgcaaagataagtaacttttgttatcatttcgCCTCTGTCTCTCAAATtgagcctaaaaactccaaagccgcattactcgatgaacattggtttttagCAATGAAAGAGGAACTGAATCAGTTCAAGAGAAATGAGGCGCGGGATCTTGTCCCCCCTCCGCGAGGCCATCGAGTAATTGGTACTAAATGGGTGTTTATGAACAAGTTAGACGAAAACAAAGTTATAACTCGCAACAAGACTCGTcttgttgctcaagggtataaccaagaggaaggcattgACTATGAGGAGACTTATGCTTTGGTCGCCtgactcgaggctatacgccttttgcttgcctatgtttgttctcaaaacttcaaattatttcaaatggatgttaagagtgctTTTCTAAACGAATACATTAATGAAGATGTCTATGTATCTCAATCTCCCGGTTTTGAAAGGTATGAGTATCCTAACTATGTTTATAAGGTTAAACGTGCTTTGtacggtctcaaacaagcccctaggACTTGGTATGAGCGTCTTAGCAAGTTTATACTAGAACAAGGATTCTCAAGAGCGAAGGTTGATACAACCCTTTTTATTAAGCGTCAAGGAAAACATTCtattttagttcaagtttatgtagatgacattatttttggatctactaacataaatttggtcaaggaattctctaagttgatgcagggagaatttgaaatgagcatgataGGGGAGTTAAATTACTTCctcggacttcaaatcaagcaacttgaagaaggaacttttgTGAGCCAAATGAAGTACTGCAATGAGTTGCTCAAGCGCTTCGATATGGCAAACTCCAAAGTaatcgacactccaatgcctactgCGGTAAATATGGACcgggatgaaaatggtaaggccgtagatataaaaaggtatagaggtatgataggttcCCTCCTCTATCTTACCGCATCTCGTCCAAATATTATGTTTAATGTATGTATGTAtgctaggtatcaatcatgtcccaaagaatcaCACTTAAAGGCCGTCAAACGCATACTTAGACACCTCTAtggtacttcaaagtatgggcTTTGGTTTTCTAAGGGAAGTGATTGTTCTTTGGTTGGCTACTCTGATTCTaactttgccggttgcaaatcggataggaaaagcactagtggtacttgtcatttttattcaaattccttagtgAATTAGCACAACAAAAAGTAAGTTTTCGTTGCTTTGTCAACATCCGAGGCGGAATACGTTGCAGCCGatagttgttgtgcccaaatcttgtggctcaaacaacaattactcAACTTCAATGTTCAACTTGAACATATTCCAATTTTGTGTGACAATACAAGCACCATTAATCTAACCAAAAATCCTATACTACATTCacgcactaaacatattgaaattcgacatcacttccttagggatcatgttgagaaaggtgatgtcATTTTCGAGCAcgttgatagcaaaaatcaactttccagtattttcacaaaaccacttgcgacataacctttcttccacatccgtagggaacttggtgttctcgatatctcggatcgcttttaaatttatatatgatGTTTGCTCTATATCTATGCTTGTCTATTCTTTGATTAATCACATTGATAAGTGCGAGCTATGTGAGGGCTTTCATCGTTTATCGTCATTGGAGGTAATATCGTTCCTATCTATTTGAAATATCTTGATCATTTATATATGTATGTACTTGTTCTATATAATGCACTTTCTTAATGTTTATTTTATGGTTTGGTCTAAGCTTAATTCATTTCTATGCTTTAAATATGGATAAACTTGCTTAGGAATCATATTTAACATGCATTCATCATTAGGACCATTGTTGCATTTCATGTTTTTGAATCATTCGGGTTCTAACAGGTCGACCCATGAGTCGACTCTTCGCTACTCAGAGTTCAATCATCTGCGTTTTAAACAAGGATGTGTCGACTCATTTCCTGTTTGGGTTGACTCTTCGCTGTGAATTCCAGAATTTTTGCCTTGTGAGTTGTTCCACTCAGTTATTTTTTCTCTAGGTTATCTCAATTCAAATTCATTTCTCTCCATTTGCATAATCAATCTCCTAGTtcttcttctctctctctctctctctctctctctatctctctctctctctctctctctacttCCTCACACTAACCCAAAAAACCCATTACctcaaatctcttcaaaataaaACTCAAATGGCTTCATCTAGAACTTCTGGAAGAAGAACCACAAGGGGACGCTTTTCTCGTACTGGTACTGCACAACCTCACTCAAATATGCTAGTAACTGCTCTCTCTTTACTCTCTGATGGTCTTACTGAATCTTTTAAAAAGAAGTTCAAAAAGAGAACAATTGTGAAGCAGTATGTATACTCTTCATTAGTGGCTGAACGTATGCGCATTCTAGGTGTTGTTAAGCGGTTAAGTGTTCAAAGAATTGACTTATTCTTAGAGTGTGCTACTAAGTATAATGAAGATTTGTTCAAACTATTTTATACAGGTGTTGTTGGAAAATTTGAGGGTTATGAGTTTAAATATAATATCGGTAATAGGGTTCTTGAGGTTAATGATGATGTTTGGAAATCTCTGTTTGAAATTTCTCCACTATCGTCTCCTAATGATCTTAAGATAACTGATACTATATTTGTTCCAAACTATGAGTTCAATTCTGCCTTAAATTCAATGCTGAAGAGACCTTATTCTGACAATGTTGTCGCGAGTAACTTATTCCCTACTAATGTGACTACTGGACTTTTAAAGCCTGTCGACAGAATCTTACATTGGGTTGTTACGCATGTTATCCGCCCTAAGAATGGAGGTTACTCCAGAGTTGACAAGGCAAAAGTATACTTGGTTTATGTGTTGAAACATAAGCTGAAGGTTAACTGGCCACACTACATTGCAAGCATGATTTTTGCCCTAAAAGAGTCAGGTTGAGGCACCTCTCTTTGCTATCCTTCATTTATTCAAAGTATTCTCAATCGGGCTGAAGTTTTTGTTACAGGAATTCAATACACCTATGTGACTACTAATCAAGAATTCTGTCAAAAATCATTAAGTTTAATGGGCTATATTTGGGATCCTATAGCGCGAGTATGTCCGTACTAAAGCTTCAAGTTCTAGCATTCAACATTTagaagatgatgatgatggagcagataaaaatgaagaagagaatgatgatgatgatactCACCCTATGGAGGATGATCAATAAGTTGATGACCATGGATATTGGCTAGGTGCTACACCTGGACAAAATCCATCTGATAACTAAGGTCGGGGAGAGTGGTAACACTCCGGTTGGACCAACCAACGATCTTcctattgtagcacctcaaatttgcaccccccttttgtacattcatttcattttttaggtcattaacactacattagcattgcatagcactttgcatctcatcagtcaagactggcatcaagagaattcatctgtgcaaagGAGCAAAGCATTTCCATGAGAAAAAGGCCTTATGGTTGTTCTAGAaagcttatatgagccaaggttcattttgaagcaatttgaccaagtgttgaaggctcaaagtcatcagtacatgtccaagtcATTTGGGGCCCATAAAggtcaactgcaagtcaactgagggctaggaggtggagaaatggtttgagacacttcattcatgtctaaaagaggtttattcaacatgtcaaactcataccttgaaga encodes:
- the LOC127132101 gene encoding uncharacterized protein LOC127132101, coding for MEAETRRKVEDMVLDILKKSNIEETTEFTVRVAASERLRIDLSDSLSKQFVRTIIESYLISIATDDKPEEPPQVSTEAVNVIHNEPPQECNNVVGVKRKNDDSEHVICQLSTKRNVTVRDFKGTPMVSIREFYLKDGKQKPTTKGISLPSEQWSNFKNSVPPIEEAITKLEGRIRSGHNGWKNGEVSSSVADVPVEPVPIEPVSIKPVPIELVPIEIVRFDGKNYQVWAEQIELLLKQLKINYVLTERCPNVMLGENNASAGEISITKAAEKRWANDDLMCRRNILSHLSDTLFNKYANRIMSAKELWEELKYVYLFEEYGTKRSLVKKYIEFQMVDEKEVADQIEELNLIADSIAAAGMHIEENFHVSVIISKLPRSWKDFCIKLMCEEHLPFWMLMERLTIEEESRNGVKQVGEPPSVNVRLHHDNKGGIKGSDIKPPPGFPRKFEPNGKNKTCYICGQKGHISKNCWRWL